The proteins below are encoded in one region of Pseudomonas putida S13.1.2:
- the hisG gene encoding ATP phosphoribosyltransferase: MLTIALSKGRILDDTLPLLAEAGIVPTENPDKSRKLIIPTTQDDVRLLIVRATDVPTYVEHGAADLGVAGKDVLMEYGGQGMYEPLDLQIAQCKLMTAGVVGAPEPKGRLRVATKFVNVAKRYYAEQGRQVDIIKLYGSMELAPLINLADKIIDVVDTGNTLRANGLEPQDLIATISSRLVVNKASMKMQHARIQSLIDTLREAVESRHRG, from the coding sequence ATGTTGACCATCGCGCTTTCCAAAGGCCGTATTCTCGACGATACCCTGCCGTTGCTGGCCGAGGCCGGTATCGTGCCGACCGAGAACCCGGACAAGAGCCGCAAACTGATCATCCCCACCACGCAGGACGATGTGCGCCTGCTGATCGTGCGTGCCACCGACGTGCCGACCTATGTCGAGCATGGTGCCGCCGACCTGGGTGTGGCCGGCAAGGACGTGCTGATGGAGTACGGCGGCCAGGGTATGTACGAACCCCTGGACCTGCAGATTGCCCAGTGCAAGCTGATGACTGCCGGTGTGGTCGGCGCGCCCGAGCCCAAAGGCCGCCTGCGCGTGGCCACCAAGTTCGTCAACGTAGCCAAGCGCTACTATGCCGAACAGGGCCGTCAGGTTGACATCATCAAGCTGTATGGTTCGATGGAACTGGCACCGCTGATCAACCTCGCCGACAAGATCATCGACGTGGTCGACACCGGCAACACCCTGCGTGCCAACGGCCTGGAGCCCCAGGACCTGATCGCCACGATCAGCTCGCGCCTGGTGGTCAACAAGGCCTCCATGAAAATGCAGCACGCCCGTATCCAGAGCCTGATCGACACGCTGCGCGAAGCGGTCGAATCGCGACACCGCGGCTGA
- the murA gene encoding UDP-N-acetylglucosamine 1-carboxyvinyltransferase, which translates to MDKLIITGGARLDGEIRISGAKNAALPILAATLLADGPVTVGNLPHLHDITTMIELFGRMGIEPVIDEKLSVEIDPRTIKTLVAPYELVKTMRASILVLGPMVARFGEAEVALPGGCAIGSRPVDLHIRGLEAMGAKIEVEGGYIKAKAPEGGLRGAHFFFDTVSVTGTENIMMAAALAKGRSVLQNAAREPEVVDLANFINAMGGNVQGAGTDTITIDGVERLHSASYRVMPDRIETGTYLVAAAVTGGRVKVKDTDPTILEAVLEKLKEAGADINTGDDWIELDMHGKRPKAVNLRTAPYPAFPTDMQAQFISLNAIAEGTGAVIETIFENRFMHVYEMHRMGAQIQVEGNTAIVTGVKSLKGAPVMATDLRASASLVLSALVAEGDTLIDRIYHIDRGYECIEEKLQMLGAKIRRVPG; encoded by the coding sequence ATGGACAAACTGATTATTACTGGCGGCGCTCGCCTTGACGGCGAGATCCGCATTTCGGGCGCGAAGAACGCAGCCCTGCCGATTCTGGCGGCGACCCTGCTGGCCGATGGCCCGGTCACCGTGGGCAACCTGCCACACCTGCACGACATCACCACCATGATCGAGCTGTTCGGCCGCATGGGCATCGAGCCTGTGATCGACGAAAAGCTGTCGGTGGAAATCGACCCGCGCACCATCAAGACCCTGGTCGCGCCTTACGAGCTGGTCAAGACCATGCGCGCCTCGATCCTGGTACTGGGCCCGATGGTCGCACGTTTCGGCGAAGCCGAAGTGGCCCTGCCCGGCGGTTGCGCCATCGGTTCGCGCCCGGTCGACCTGCACATCCGTGGCCTCGAGGCCATGGGCGCGAAGATCGAAGTGGAAGGTGGCTACATCAAGGCCAAGGCGCCTGAAGGTGGCCTGCGCGGCGCGCACTTCTTCTTCGACACCGTCAGCGTGACCGGTACCGAGAACATCATGATGGCCGCTGCCCTGGCCAAGGGGCGCAGCGTGTTGCAGAACGCCGCGCGCGAACCTGAAGTGGTCGACCTGGCCAACTTCATCAATGCCATGGGCGGCAACGTCCAGGGCGCCGGTACCGACACCATCACCATCGATGGCGTCGAGCGCCTGCACTCGGCCAGCTACCGCGTGATGCCGGACCGCATCGAGACCGGTACCTACCTGGTTGCTGCTGCCGTGACCGGTGGCCGCGTCAAGGTCAAGGACACCGACCCGACCATCCTTGAAGCCGTGCTGGAAAAACTCAAGGAAGCCGGTGCCGACATCAACACCGGCGACGACTGGATCGAGCTGGACATGCATGGCAAGCGGCCAAAGGCCGTCAACCTGCGTACCGCCCCGTACCCGGCGTTCCCGACCGACATGCAGGCGCAGTTCATTTCCCTGAACGCCATTGCCGAAGGCACTGGCGCGGTGATCGAGACCATCTTCGAAAACCGCTTCATGCACGTTTACGAAATGCACCGCATGGGCGCGCAGATCCAGGTCGAAGGCAACACTGCCATCGTCACTGGCGTGAAGTCGCTCAAAGGCGCCCCAGTGATGGCCACCGACCTGCGTGCATCCGCCAGCCTGGTGCTGTCGGCGCTGGTTGCCGAAGGCGATACCCTGATCGACCGCATCTACCACATCGACCGTGGTTACGAGTGCATCGAAGAGAAACTGCAGATGCTCGGCGCGAAAATCCGCCGCGTACCGGGCTAA
- a CDS encoding BolA family protein: MQALEVKSFLEEKLPGSRVEVEGEGCNFQLNVISDELAGLSPVKRQQAIYAHLNPWIANGSIHAVTMKFFSSAAWAERT, translated from the coding sequence ATGCAGGCCCTAGAAGTTAAAAGCTTCCTTGAAGAGAAATTGCCCGGTTCCCGGGTCGAAGTTGAAGGCGAAGGCTGCAACTTCCAGTTGAACGTGATCAGCGACGAGTTGGCTGGCCTGAGCCCGGTCAAACGTCAGCAGGCGATCTATGCTCACCTGAACCCGTGGATCGCCAATGGCAGCATCCATGCGGTAACCATGAAATTTTTCAGCAGCGCAGCCTGGGCTGAGCGCACCTGA
- a CDS encoding STAS domain-containing protein, giving the protein MSDAAVSMAEPGVLRLAGVLDYRSGPALRKQGKALIDGSREPRLVLDCSAVEKSSSVGLSLLLAYIRDAQATGKACEVRGMPEDMREIAEVYDLDEVLAT; this is encoded by the coding sequence ATGAGTGATGCTGCTGTGAGCATGGCCGAGCCGGGCGTGCTGCGCCTGGCCGGGGTGCTGGACTACCGCAGCGGCCCGGCCCTGCGCAAGCAAGGCAAGGCGCTGATCGACGGTTCGCGCGAGCCACGCCTGGTGCTGGATTGCTCGGCTGTCGAAAAGTCGTCGAGCGTCGGCCTGTCGCTGTTGCTGGCGTACATTCGCGATGCTCAGGCTACCGGCAAGGCGTGCGAAGTGCGTGGCATGCCCGAAGACATGCGGGAAATTGCCGAGGTCTATGACCTTGATGAAGTGCTGGCAACCTGA
- a CDS encoding MlaC/ttg2D family ABC transporter substrate-binding protein — translation MISILRRGLLVLLAAFPLLTMAAQTPHDVVQGTTNELLGDLKANKEQYKSNPNAFYESLNRILGPVVDADGISRSIMTVKYSRKATPEQMQRFQENFKRSLMQFYGNALLEYNNQGIVVDPAKADDGKRASVGMKVTGNNGAVYPVQYTLENIGGEWKVRNVIVNGINIGKLFRDQFADAMQRNGNNLDKTIDGWAGEVAKAKQAADSSPEKTVK, via the coding sequence ATGATTTCGATCCTGCGACGTGGCTTGCTGGTCCTGCTGGCGGCCTTCCCCTTGCTGACCATGGCTGCGCAGACACCGCACGATGTGGTCCAGGGCACCACCAATGAACTGCTCGGCGACCTCAAGGCCAACAAGGAGCAGTACAAGTCCAACCCCAACGCCTTCTATGAATCGCTGAACCGCATTCTTGGGCCGGTGGTGGACGCAGACGGTATTTCCCGCAGCATCATGACCGTCAAGTACTCGCGCAAGGCCACCCCGGAGCAGATGCAGCGCTTCCAGGAAAACTTCAAGCGCAGCCTGATGCAGTTCTATGGCAACGCGCTGCTCGAATACAACAACCAGGGCATTGTCGTCGACCCGGCCAAGGCCGATGACGGCAAGCGCGCCAGCGTCGGCATGAAGGTCACCGGCAACAACGGTGCCGTGTACCCGGTGCAATACACCCTGGAAAACATCGGTGGCGAGTGGAAGGTACGTAACGTCATTGTCAACGGTATCAACATCGGCAAGCTGTTCCGTGACCAGTTCGCCGATGCCATGCAGCGCAACGGCAACAACCTGGACAAGACCATCGACGGCTGGGCCGGCGAAGTGGCCAAGGCCAAGCAGGCAGCCGACAGCTCTCCGGAGAAGACCGTCAAATGA
- the mlaD gene encoding outer membrane lipid asymmetry maintenance protein MlaD has translation MQNRTLEIGVGLFLLAGILALLLLALRVSGLSASPSSDTYKVYAYFDNIAGLTVRAKVTMAGVTIGKVTAIDLDRDSYTGRVTLQLDKSVDNLPTDSTASILTAGLLGEKYIGISVGGEDEVLKDGATIHDTQSALVLEDLIGKFLLNSVGKEPKEAQPAN, from the coding sequence ATGCAAAACCGCACCCTGGAAATCGGTGTCGGCCTGTTCCTCCTGGCCGGGATCCTGGCGCTGCTGCTGCTGGCCCTGCGTGTCAGCGGGCTGTCGGCCAGCCCGAGCAGCGATACCTATAAAGTTTATGCCTACTTCGACAATATCGCTGGTTTGACGGTCAGAGCTAAAGTGACCATGGCCGGTGTGACCATCGGCAAGGTTACCGCCATCGATCTGGACCGTGATTCCTACACCGGTCGGGTGACGCTGCAGCTGGACAAGTCGGTGGACAACCTGCCGACCGACTCCACTGCCTCGATCCTGACCGCCGGTTTGCTTGGCGAGAAGTACATCGGCATCAGCGTGGGCGGTGAAGACGAAGTGCTCAAGGACGGGGCGACCATCCACGACACCCAGTCGGCACTGGTGCTGGAAGATCTGATTGGCAAGTTCCTGCTCAACTCTGTTGGCAAGGAACCGAAAGAAGCGCAACCGGCTAATTAA
- the mlaE gene encoding lipid asymmetry maintenance ABC transporter permease subunit MlaE — protein MRRKSLLERVRLLGRSAIDVLAVLGRSCLFLFHALVGRGGIGGGFQLLTKQLYSVGVLSLAIVVVSGVFIGMVLALQGYSILTKYGSEQAVGQMVALTLLRELGPVVTALLFAGRAGSALTAEIGNMKSTEQLSSLEMIGVDPLKYIVAPRLWAGFISLPLLALIFSVVGIWGGSWVAVDWLGVYEGSFWANMQNSVSFTDDVLNGLVKSLVFAFVTTWIAVFQGYDCEPTSEGISRATTKTVVYASLAVLGLDFILTALMFGDF, from the coding sequence ATGCGCAGAAAATCCTTACTCGAACGTGTCCGCCTGCTGGGGCGTTCGGCAATCGACGTGCTGGCGGTACTGGGGCGCTCCTGCCTGTTCCTGTTCCATGCGCTGGTCGGCCGTGGCGGCATCGGCGGTGGCTTCCAGCTGCTGACCAAGCAGCTGTACTCGGTAGGCGTGCTGTCGCTGGCGATCGTTGTCGTGTCCGGGGTGTTCATCGGCATGGTGCTGGCGCTGCAGGGCTACAGCATCCTGACCAAGTACGGTTCGGAGCAGGCGGTGGGGCAGATGGTTGCCCTGACCCTGCTGCGTGAGCTCGGCCCGGTGGTAACGGCGTTGCTGTTCGCCGGCCGTGCAGGTTCCGCGCTGACCGCCGAAATCGGCAACATGAAGTCCACCGAGCAGCTGTCGAGCCTGGAAATGATCGGCGTCGACCCGCTCAAGTACATCGTCGCGCCGCGCCTGTGGGCCGGCTTCATCTCGCTGCCGCTGCTGGCGCTGATCTTCAGCGTGGTCGGTATCTGGGGCGGCTCGTGGGTGGCCGTGGACTGGCTGGGCGTCTACGAGGGCTCGTTCTGGGCCAACATGCAGAACAGTGTTTCTTTCACTGACGACGTGCTCAACGGGCTGGTCAAGAGCCTGGTGTTTGCCTTCGTCACAACCTGGATTGCCGTATTCCAGGGGTACGACTGTGAGCCCACCTCAGAGGGGATCAGCCGTGCCACCACCAAGACCGTGGTCTATGCCTCGTTGGCAGTGCTGGGTCTGGACTTTATTCTGACCGCCTTGATGTTTGGAGATTTCTGA
- a CDS encoding ATP-binding cassette domain-containing protein encodes MSVDSAYAVELKGLTFKRGSRSIFSNVDIRIPRGKVTGIMGPSGCGKTTLLRLMGAQLRPSGGEVWVAGQNLPTLSRSDLFDARKQMGVLFQSGALFTDLDVFENVAFPLRVHTQLSDEMIRDIVLMKLQAVGLRGAIDLMPDELSGGMKRRVALARAIALDPQILMYDEPFVGQDPIAMGVLVRLIRLLNDALGITSIVVSHDLAETASIADYIYVVGDGQVLGQGTPDELMGSDNPRIRQFMKGDPDGPVPFHFPAPDYRADLLGAR; translated from the coding sequence ATGAGTGTGGATAGCGCCTACGCGGTCGAGTTGAAGGGGCTTACCTTCAAACGCGGTTCGCGCAGCATTTTCAGCAACGTCGACATTCGCATCCCGCGCGGCAAGGTCACCGGCATCATGGGACCATCGGGTTGCGGCAAGACCACGTTGCTCCGCCTGATGGGTGCGCAACTGCGCCCCTCCGGTGGTGAGGTATGGGTTGCTGGCCAGAACCTGCCGACGCTGTCGCGCAGCGACCTGTTCGACGCCCGCAAACAGATGGGCGTGCTGTTTCAGAGCGGCGCGCTGTTCACCGACCTCGACGTGTTCGAGAACGTCGCATTCCCGCTGCGCGTGCACACCCAGCTGTCGGACGAAATGATCCGCGACATCGTGCTGATGAAGTTGCAGGCCGTGGGCCTGCGTGGTGCCATCGACCTGATGCCGGACGAGTTGTCCGGTGGCATGAAGCGCCGTGTGGCGCTGGCCCGGGCAATTGCCCTGGACCCACAGATCCTCATGTACGACGAACCGTTCGTCGGCCAGGACCCGATCGCCATGGGCGTACTGGTGCGCCTGATTCGCCTGCTCAACGATGCCTTGGGCATTACCAGCATCGTCGTTTCCCACGACCTGGCGGAAACCGCCAGCATCGCCGACTACATCTACGTGGTAGGCGACGGCCAGGTGCTGGGCCAGGGGACGCCCGACGAGCTGATGGGCTCGGACAACCCTCGCATTCGCCAGTTCATGAAGGGCGACCCGGACGGCCCGGTACCCTTCCACTTTCCTGCGCCTGACTACCGCGCCGACCTGCTGGGAGCGCGTTGA
- a CDS encoding KpsF/GutQ family sugar-phosphate isomerase — MSQSSELIQSAQRTLRLELEAVEGLLARIDDSFVNACELILASKGRVVVVGMGKSGHIGNKIAATLASTGTPAFFVHPAEASHGDMGMITRDDVILALSNSGSTAEIVTLLPLIKRLGIKLVSLTGNPDSPLAQAAEVNLDARVEQEACPLNLAPTSSTTASLVLGDCLAIALLEARGFTAEDFAFSHPGGALGRRLLLKVENVMHSGDELPQVARGTLLKDALFEMSRKGLGMTVIVEADGTLAGIFTDGDLRRSLDRNIDVHTTLIDQVMTVHGKTARAEMLAAEALKIMEDHKINALVVVDREDRPTGALNMHDLLRAGVM, encoded by the coding sequence ATGAGCCAATCCAGCGAGCTGATCCAATCCGCCCAACGCACTTTACGCCTGGAACTCGAGGCCGTAGAGGGCCTGCTGGCGCGCATCGACGACAGTTTCGTCAACGCCTGCGAACTGATCCTGGCCAGCAAGGGCCGGGTGGTCGTGGTCGGCATGGGCAAGTCCGGGCATATCGGCAACAAGATCGCCGCCACCCTGGCCAGCACCGGTACGCCGGCGTTTTTCGTGCACCCGGCTGAAGCCAGCCATGGCGACATGGGCATGATCACCCGCGATGATGTCATCCTTGCCCTTTCCAACTCCGGCAGCACAGCCGAAATCGTCACCCTGCTGCCACTGATCAAGCGCCTGGGCATCAAGCTGGTCAGCCTGACCGGCAACCCGGACTCGCCCCTGGCCCAGGCCGCCGAGGTCAACCTCGACGCCCGCGTCGAGCAAGAGGCCTGCCCGCTGAACCTCGCACCCACCTCCTCCACCACGGCATCGCTGGTGCTGGGCGACTGCCTGGCCATCGCCCTGCTCGAAGCCCGCGGTTTCACCGCCGAAGACTTTGCCTTCTCGCACCCGGGCGGTGCACTGGGCCGTCGCCTGTTGCTCAAGGTCGAAAACGTGATGCACAGCGGCGACGAGCTACCCCAGGTAGCCCGCGGCACCCTGCTCAAGGATGCGCTGTTTGAAATGTCCCGCAAAGGTTTGGGCATGACCGTGATCGTCGAAGCCGACGGCACGCTGGCCGGGATCTTCACCGACGGCGACCTGCGCCGCAGCCTGGACCGCAACATCGACGTACACACTACCCTGATCGATCAGGTCATGACCGTGCACGGCAAAACGGCCCGCGCCGAAATGCTCGCTGCCGAAGCCCTGAAGATCATGGAAGACCACAAGATCAACGCACTGGTGGTGGTGGACCGCGAGGACCGCCCGACCGGTGCCCTGAACATGCACGACCTGCTGCGCGCCGGTGTAATGTAA
- a CDS encoding KdsC family phosphatase: protein MNQDLMQRGKAIKLAVFDVDGVLTDGRLYFLEDGSEFKAFNTLDGQGIKMLMASGVTTAIISGRKTPVVERRAKNLGIPHLYQGREDKLVVLDGLLAELGLGYDQVAYLGDDLPDLPVIRQVALGMAVANAAPFVRQHAHGVTQARGGEGAAREFCELIMQAQGTLDAANANYL, encoded by the coding sequence ATGAACCAGGACCTCATGCAACGCGGCAAAGCCATCAAGCTGGCAGTGTTCGATGTGGACGGCGTGCTCACCGACGGGCGCCTGTACTTCCTCGAAGACGGCAGCGAGTTCAAGGCCTTCAACACCCTCGACGGCCAAGGCATCAAGATGCTCATGGCCTCGGGCGTGACCACCGCGATCATCAGCGGGCGCAAAACCCCTGTGGTCGAGCGCCGGGCGAAAAACCTCGGTATCCCGCACCTGTACCAGGGCCGCGAGGACAAATTGGTCGTGCTTGACGGCCTGCTCGCCGAACTGGGCCTAGGCTATGATCAAGTGGCCTACCTGGGCGATGACCTGCCCGACCTGCCGGTCATTCGCCAGGTAGCATTGGGCATGGCCGTGGCCAACGCCGCACCGTTTGTTCGCCAGCACGCCCATGGCGTGACCCAGGCACGCGGCGGCGAAGGCGCTGCCCGTGAATTTTGCGAACTGATCATGCAGGCCCAGGGCACCCTGGACGCTGCCAACGCCAATTACCTGTAA
- the lptC gene encoding LPS export ABC transporter periplasmic protein LptC, with product MFSKKARNIALLAVIAALVAAVGYWNVSPESFLDKPVAQVDESAIDYYAINAHSVQFLPDGKLQYEMTADKVEHLKASEITLLTTPDLHLYRGTEYPWHVQSTRAEVNPDGTEVELIDKVRIARTDEKQRETIITSSRMTVFPQKQYAQTEQAVRIDGAGGTTTGKGMKAYLKESRMDLLSNVRGQYEAR from the coding sequence ATGTTCAGCAAGAAAGCCCGCAATATTGCGCTGCTAGCAGTGATCGCCGCCCTGGTGGCTGCGGTCGGCTACTGGAATGTCAGCCCGGAAAGCTTCCTCGACAAGCCAGTGGCCCAGGTCGACGAAAGCGCCATCGACTACTATGCGATCAACGCCCACAGTGTGCAGTTCCTGCCTGATGGCAAGCTGCAGTACGAAATGACCGCCGACAAGGTCGAGCACCTCAAGGCCAGCGAAATCACGTTGTTGACGACGCCTGACCTGCACCTGTACCGCGGCACCGAATACCCGTGGCACGTGCAGAGCACCCGCGCCGAGGTCAACCCGGACGGCACCGAGGTCGAACTGATCGACAAGGTACGGATTGCCCGCACCGACGAAAAACAGCGTGAAACCATTATTACCAGCTCACGCATGACGGTGTTCCCGCAGAAGCAATATGCGCAGACCGAGCAAGCCGTTAGAATCGACGGCGCCGGTGGCACGACTACAGGCAAAGGAATGAAAGCGTATTTGAAAGAAAGCAGGATGGACCTGCTCTCTAACGTAAGAGGACAGTATGAGGCTCGTTAA
- the lptA gene encoding lipopolysaccharide transport periplasmic protein LptA, with translation MRLVKTLPLLLSLSAALGSASAFALPNDRDQPIRIQADQAHLDDKQGVATYTGDVVITQGSMMIKGNTVTITRSASGDIDVVTSVGNLAYFEQQQSAAKPDKMKGWGVTIQYQALKDLVILTDRAKVESEGNTTEGEKIVYNTQTQVATAGRGGNVTTPRQRIDMVIQPKKKAE, from the coding sequence ATGAGGCTCGTTAAAACCCTCCCCCTTTTGCTCAGCCTGAGCGCAGCACTGGGAAGCGCGAGCGCCTTCGCACTGCCAAATGACCGTGATCAGCCGATCCGCATCCAGGCCGACCAGGCCCACCTGGATGACAAGCAAGGCGTAGCCACCTACACCGGCGACGTGGTCATTACTCAGGGCTCGATGATGATCAAAGGCAACACCGTCACCATCACCCGCTCCGCTTCCGGCGACATCGATGTGGTGACTTCGGTGGGCAACCTGGCCTACTTCGAGCAGCAACAAAGCGCGGCCAAACCAGACAAGATGAAAGGCTGGGGCGTGACCATTCAGTACCAGGCACTGAAAGACCTGGTGATTCTCACTGACCGCGCCAAGGTCGAGAGCGAAGGCAACACCACCGAAGGCGAGAAGATCGTCTACAACACCCAGACCCAGGTGGCGACCGCCGGTCGTGGTGGCAACGTGACTACACCGCGTCAGCGTATCGACATGGTGATCCAGCCCAAGAAGAAGGCCGAGTAA
- the lptB gene encoding LPS export ABC transporter ATP-binding protein — MATLKAQHLAKSYKGRQVVRDVSLSIDSGQIVGLLGPNGAGKTTCFYMIVGLVQAEQGRVLIDNLDVSHQPMHGRARAGIGYLPQEASIFRKLSVADNIMAILETRKDLDRDGRRKELESLLQEFHISHIRDNLGMSLSGGERRRVEIARALATAPKFILLDEPFAGVDPISVGDIKQIIHHLKAKGIGVLITDHNVRETLDICETAYIVNDGRLIAEGDAETILANDLVKEVYLGHEFRL; from the coding sequence ATGGCAACCCTCAAAGCCCAGCACCTGGCCAAGAGCTACAAGGGGCGGCAGGTCGTACGTGATGTCAGCCTGTCGATCGACAGTGGCCAGATCGTCGGCCTGCTCGGCCCCAACGGCGCCGGCAAGACCACCTGCTTCTACATGATTGTCGGGCTGGTCCAGGCCGAGCAGGGGCGCGTGCTCATCGACAACCTCGATGTCAGTCACCAGCCCATGCACGGCCGCGCCCGTGCTGGTATCGGCTACCTGCCGCAGGAAGCCTCGATCTTCCGCAAGCTGTCGGTGGCCGACAACATCATGGCCATCCTCGAGACCCGCAAGGACCTCGACCGCGACGGCCGCCGCAAGGAACTGGAAAGCCTGCTGCAGGAGTTCCACATCAGCCACATTCGCGACAACCTCGGCATGAGCCTGTCCGGTGGTGAACGCCGCCGCGTCGAGATTGCCCGCGCCCTGGCGACCGCACCCAAGTTCATCCTGCTGGACGAACCATTCGCCGGTGTCGACCCGATCTCGGTCGGCGACATCAAGCAGATCATCCACCACCTCAAGGCCAAGGGTATCGGTGTGCTGATCACCGACCACAACGTGCGCGAGACCCTGGATATCTGCGAAACCGCCTATATCGTCAATGATGGCCGGCTGATCGCCGAAGGCGACGCCGAAACCATCCTGGCCAACGACCTGGTCAAAGAAGTTTACCTGGGTCACGAGTTCCGGCTCTGA
- a CDS encoding RNA polymerase factor sigma-54, whose translation MKPSLVLKMGQQLTMTPQLQQAIRLLQLSTLDLQQEIQEALESNPMLERQEDGEDFDNSDPMADNAENKPAAEAQDNSFQESTVSADNLEDGEWGERIPNELPVDTAWEDIYQTSASSLPSNDDDEWDFTTRTSAGESLQSHLLWQLNLAPMSDTDRLIAVTLIDSINGQGYLEDTLEEICAGFDPELDIELDEVEAVLHRIQQFEPAGVGARNLGECLLLQLRQLPANTPWMTEAKRLVTDFIDLLGSRDYSQLMRRMKIKEDELRQVIELVQSLNPRPGSQIESSEPEYVVPDVIVRKDSDRWLVELNQEAIPRLRVNPQYAGFVRRADTSADNTFMRNQLQEARWFIKSLQSRNETLMKVATQIVEHQRGFLDHGDEAMKPLVLHDIAEAVGMHESTISRVTTQKYMHTPRGIYELKYFFSSHVSTSEGGECSSTAIRAIIKKLVAAENQKKPLSDSKIAGLLEAQGIQVARRTVAKYRESLGIAPSSERKRLM comes from the coding sequence ATGAAACCATCGCTCGTCCTAAAAATGGGCCAGCAACTGACGATGACACCTCAGTTGCAACAGGCCATCCGTCTGCTCCAGCTTTCCACCCTGGACCTCCAACAGGAAATCCAGGAAGCGCTGGAGTCGAACCCGATGCTCGAACGTCAGGAAGACGGCGAGGACTTCGACAACAGCGACCCGATGGCGGACAACGCCGAGAACAAGCCGGCAGCCGAAGCCCAGGACAACAGCTTCCAGGAAAGCACCGTCAGTGCCGACAACCTGGAAGACGGTGAGTGGGGCGAGCGCATCCCCAACGAGCTTCCGGTCGACACCGCCTGGGAAGACATCTACCAGACCAGCGCCAGCAGCCTGCCGAGCAACGATGACGACGAGTGGGACTTCACCACCCGCACATCGGCCGGCGAAAGCCTGCAAAGCCACCTGCTGTGGCAACTGAACCTGGCGCCGATGTCCGACACCGACCGCCTGATCGCCGTTACCCTCATCGACAGCATCAACGGCCAGGGCTACCTGGAAGACACCCTTGAGGAAATCTGCGCCGGTTTCGACCCGGAGCTGGATATCGAGCTGGACGAGGTCGAAGCGGTGCTGCACCGCATCCAGCAGTTCGAACCGGCCGGCGTCGGCGCCCGCAACCTGGGTGAATGCCTGCTGCTGCAACTGCGCCAGCTACCTGCCAATACCCCGTGGATGACCGAAGCCAAGCGCCTGGTCACCGATTTCATCGACCTGCTCGGCAGCCGTGACTACAGCCAGCTGATGCGGCGCATGAAAATCAAGGAAGACGAGCTGCGCCAGGTCATCGAGCTGGTACAAAGCCTCAACCCGCGCCCAGGTTCGCAGATCGAGTCCAGCGAGCCCGAGTACGTGGTGCCCGACGTCATCGTGCGCAAAGACAGCGACCGCTGGCTGGTGGAGCTGAACCAGGAAGCCATCCCGCGCCTGCGGGTCAACCCGCAATACGCAGGCTTTGTGCGCCGCGCCGACACCAGTGCCGACAACACCTTCATGCGCAACCAGTTGCAGGAAGCGCGCTGGTTCATCAAGAGCCTGCAAAGCCGCAACGAAACGCTGATGAAGGTTGCCACGCAGATCGTCGAGCACCAGCGCGGTTTCCTCGACCATGGTGACGAGGCGATGAAACCGCTGGTGCTGCACGACATCGCCGAAGCGGTGGGGATGCACGAGTCGACCATCTCTCGGGTTACCACGCAGAAATACATGCATACACCGCGTGGCATCTACGAACTGAAATACTTTTTCTCCAGCCACGTCAGCACCTCCGAAGGCGGAGAATGCTCGTCCACGGCGATCCGCGCGATCATCAAGAAACTTGTTGCAGCGGAAAATCAGAAAAAGCCATTGAGTGACAGCAAGATCGCTGGTTTACTGGAGGCACAAGGCATCCAGGTAGCCCGTCGCACCGTCGCCAAGTACCGCGAGTCCCTCGGCATCGCACCGTCGAGCGAGCGCAAGCGACTGATGTAG